One segment of Gracilinanus agilis isolate LMUSP501 unplaced genomic scaffold, AgileGrace unplaced_scaffold38438, whole genome shotgun sequence DNA contains the following:
- the LOC123255054 gene encoding acyl-coenzyme A amino acid N-acyltransferase 2-like codes for MLQLIVTPETALADEPLCIRATGLTPFQLITFTASLTDEKGKLFQSRAFYKADEDGNVDLDQAAALGGDYVGVHPMGLFWSLKPVNPFRRLLKQDVMNSPFYIQIDIFDSLLLENSPKVHPKASQMIERWFSGPGLQRFPVRNGRVRGAFFLPP; via the coding sequence ATGCTCCAGCTTATTGTCACCCCAGAAACAGCTCTTGCTGATGAGCCATTATGCATCAGAGCAACTGGACTTACCCCTTTCCAGTTGATAACCTTCACAGCATCACTGACAGATGAAAAGGGGAAGCTCTTCCAGTCTCGAGCTTTCTATAAGGCTGATGAAGATGGCAATGTGGATctagatcaagcagctgctcttGGGGGTGACTATGTGGGTGTCCATCCCATGGGTCTCTTCTGGTCCTTGAAGCCTGTGAATCCATTTCGGCGATTATTGAAGCAAGATGTAATGAACAGCCCCTTTTACATACAGATCGACATCTTTGACTCACTTCTTTTGGAGAATTCTCCCAAGGTTCACCCAAAGGCTAGCCAGATGATAGAACGTTGGTTCTCAGGCCCTGGACTGCAAAGGTTCCCAGTTAGAAATGGTCGAGTTCGAGGagcttttttcctccctccag